In Marinobacter sp. M3C, the genomic stretch CCTGCACATGACCAGGTCGCCAAAGGCAAGCCTAAAGTCATTGAAATACGCCTCGATGTAGAAGAGAAACAAATAGATCTAGAAAACGGTGCTAAGTCATGGGTATGCGCCTTTAATGGCAGCGTGCCCGGGCCGTTAATTGTTTGCCACCAACACGACTATGTTGAATTAACCTTAGTTAACCCCAAAACCAACATGCTAGCCCATAACATAGACCTTCACGCGGCAACGGGTGCCTTGGGAGGCGGAGAGTTAACGCTTGTTGCTCCAGGTGAAGAAGTCACCTTCAGATTTAAGGCCACTAAAATAGGAACTTTTGTATATCACTGTGCACCAGGCGGAGTGATGATCCCCTGGCACGTAGTGATGGGTATGAATGGTGCCATCATGGTATTGCCACGTGAAGGCTTAAGCGATGGCGATGGTAACAACTTAACCTACGACAAGGCCTATTACATTGGCGAACAAGATTTCTATATTCCCAAGAATGAGCAAGGGCAATACAAGGCTTATGACACTGTTTTAGGCAGCATGAATGAAACCTTAGAAGTGATGAAAACCCTCACCCCATCCCATGTAGTCTTTAACGGCGCAGTTGGGGCCTTAACGGGTCAGAATTCCATGACAGCCAAGCTTGGTGAAACGGTGCTGTTTGTTCACTCTCAAGCTAACCGTGATACTCGCCCACATATTATTGGTGGTCACGGGGATTATGTTTGGAACACAGGTTCATTCAATGACAGACCCTCTCGAAATTTGGAGACTTGGCACATTGCCGGTGGCAGCGCTGGCGCAGCTTTATATACCTTCATGCAACCTGGGCTATATGTTTATGTAAATCACAATTTAATTGAAGCCATCATGAAAGGTGCTGCAGGCCATATCAAGGTTAACGGCGAATGGAATGATGATTTAATGACCCAGGTCAGCAAGCCTTTTCCCATCAGGTCTTAAAGACGTTTCTTAGCTGTTTAATGACCGAATGGCTCAAAGAAATTGCGCGAAGGTGTGGCTTAGAAATAGCATTTCTGAGCCACGAATTTGCGGCAACCTAGAGATGAAGGAAGATGCCATGCTCAGGGTAATAGGTATTTTGTTGCTGGCTATGGTTTACCAAACCGCCACAGCCCAACAAGCCGATGAAAACGCCAAGGATTATTTAATACACGCCAGCGTATACCAATGGTACGGCGAACTGGACAGCAATGAAGACTGGCGTCAAAACCATCCCCAGGTCACGCTCGATTTTGCAGAATACCCACAAAGCAGCTGGACACAAGGCGCGCACCAGATTCTAGATATAGCGCCGGTATCTGAAGATTCAGCCTCAAATAACCCACCTGCCGGCCATCAAGTACGCGTAACCTTAGAGTTCTACCCTGCTGCTGCGGACTCCGATCACGTAACCGGCCAGTATATGCAACAATTGATCACCTTCAGCCCTGATTACCAGCAAGTGTTCAAGGTAGAAACCGAAATGAATGAGCGCGATGATTTTGAATCTCGCTACATTGCCAGCGCCGATACAAATTTAATTCGCGCATTTCTTTATAACTGGACTCAAGGGCTGGATGAGCCTGACTCAGCATCGCTAACACAGTGGCTTGCGAGTGACGCCGAGGTGAACCTGGCTGAAACGCAGGTAGCGGGTTTAAGTGACTATCAGGCCCATATGCAGGCGCAAGGGTTAACCCAAAGCCGTCGAGTGATAAGAAATCTGAAAATAAGCCCGTTAGACGAACAGCAATACCAGGTTGAATTTGAATATCAATGGAGCGCGATCAACGGCGACGGTGAAACCGAGATCGCGGGTATTGGCGCCTCCCTGCGCTTAAGCGTCGTAGACGGCAAAGTATTAGTGCACGTTTATACGGAGCAATATCTTGCGCCAAAAACGGATCTAGGGGCAGAAGTTCGCTGCTAAGGCGCTCGGCCATCGCATTATCAGGAGTTAACTATGACAAACAATACACGCTTTATTCTGGGCAAAGGAATATCCGCGGCAATTCTGTGCTTGGTGATGATCTTTTTCAGCAACGCCGCTATGGCGCAGATGCCTGTTCTTAAAGGTATAGGCGGCGATTTTACGTTGAATAGTAGTAAAGGGGTTGAGGTCAGCCTGTCAGACTATCAAGACAAAGTGGTCATGTTATTTTTTGGCTATACCAATTGCCCTGACATTTGCCCCACAACGATTGCCCATATCAGTCAAATGGTCAAGCGGCTCACTCCAGAGCAGCGGGCAAGAGTACAAGTTCTTTTTATCAGCATAGACACGGACTACGACACGCCGGAACACCTGAACAAATACCTAAGTTACTTTGACCCGAGCTTCGTTGGCTTAGTGGATGAAAAAGAAAAAATTAATCACGTTGCACAGCTTTACCATGCTGAATACAGCAAGCTTGCCAATGAAAAAGTAACAACAGAATTTAAAAAACTTTCCGTAGATAGCGAAGAACAAGCGCAGGAAGGATACCTTTACTCCCACAGTGCAAAGATATTTATTATCGATACGAAAAGCCGGGTGCGAGGCTTCTTTTACGTGGGCACACCGATTGATGATATGAAAGACCAAGTAATAAGCTTGCTCTAATACTCGTCTCGTTAACTGCCGCATCAAAAAGACAATCAAAAAATAAAAGGATTAATCGATGAAAATGCTGCCGATCAACGCCATTGTGGTTGGCTCAAACAAGCAGGTTCAGCTGGCGCCTGCGTAAACCGCTGAAGGCAGCACGTTGCCGCTTACGCTGACGTTTGGCAGCAGTGAAACTATCAGCCTAGATGTCAAAGTAACGAGCCGGCCCTAAATGAAAGAAAACCGTTTGCCATCCGTGGCTTGTCGGGCTGACGCTAGGTCATTTGCGCGCCATCGACTCCAGCATCCGATTCACCGCATCCAGGTGCTCTGGCTCGTTATGGCACATGCCTTGGAAACAAGCGCAAAGATCCAGAAAGTCTTTTAGTTCCATCCGCTGCGCCATCTTCATCAAGCGCTTGGTCATCCGAGTTGCTTTAGGCGGCTGGCTGGCTATCCGCTCGGCTAACTTCATAGCCGTCGGCATCAGCTCATCAGCAGGCACCACGTCCAGAACAATTCCAAGCTCTTTGGCTTCATTCGCATCAACAATCCGGCCAGATAAGGTTAACTCGAAAGCCCGTTGGTAGCCGATCAGGCGTTGCATCAACCAGGCGCCGCCGTCTCCCGGAATAATTCCAAGGTTAAGGAAGGTTTCGCCAAATTTGGCTTTTTCTGATGCTATGCGGATATCCGCCATATTCGCCAGATCAAAACCGGCACCAATGGCCGGGCCATTCACCGCGGCGATAATCGGCACCTCGACAGCCTGCATGACCAACGGGATACGCTGAATGCCCTTACGATAGCGTTCGGCGCATTCCGCTGCATCACCGGCGAAATCGCCGCCGCGCTCCGCCATATCACGAACGTTACCGCCCGCACTAAAGGCTGAACCGGCACCGGTAATAACCAATACCGAGACATCGGCGCAGCCATTAACCCATTCGGCTGTGGTAACGATATCGTCGATCAAATGCGACCCAGTAAGGGCGTTCCGTAAGTCGTGACGGTTAAGCGTTAAGGTCGCAACACGGTTCTCAAGAGTAATTAATGCATCAACTAACTGTGGCAGATTGCTCATATTTGGCTGGCTCGTATTTAATTGGCTCATAACGGTGCTTCCTGGCGAACGATCACTCGGGCATCAACCACCGCGTAACCGTCGTTGTAGGCAATCACGGGGTTAAGATCCAGCTCAAGGATTTCCGAATGTGCATCAACGATACTGGAAACCTTCAACAGCAGCTCGACCAACGCATCTTTGCTCACCGCCGGTTCGCCACGGGCCCCTTCCAATATTTTGCGGGCTTTAATCTGGCCCACCATGGAACGGGCATCATCGCGGCTCAATGGAATGGCGCGAAACGCCACGTCCTCCAAGACTTCCACGAAAATACCGCCCAGACCGAACATCAACACCGGCCCGAACATTGGGTCACGGCTTACCCCGATAATAACCTCGGTGCCCTTACGGGCCATGGGCGCTAACAAAACACCTTCTATCTCGGCGTCGGGCTTGTAGAGCTTGCATGAGGCCAGAATTTCAGCGTGCCCACGGCGTAAATCGGCCTCGCCGCTGAGGTTAAGTTTGACTCCGCCGGCATCCGATTTATGCAGAATGTCTTTGGAGACAACTTTCATCGCTAATGACGTGTGACCAAACTCAGCCACCGCCTTTAAAAACTCGGCCTCGTTCCGGACAATCCACTCTTTCGGCACGTCCACCCCGTAAGCGCGCAGCAGTGACTTAGCCTCGAACTCAAACAAGTCCCGACCACTTTTCTGAGCCTGCTTAAACGTTGCAACAACGTCGGCATTGGGGCTAAGAGGATGCGCCCGCTCCGCCCGCTCGGTACGTGAAATATAGGCACCCCGTTCACTAAGCGCTTTCAACACCTGAACCGCGTGCTCAATCGAATTGTAAACAGGCACCCCCGCTTCACGCAGCCTTACCAGCGGCTCAGGCCGAACATGGCTGTAAAGACTGTAAACCACCAACGGCTTATCGGTCTGGCCAGACAACCCAGCGATCGCATCGGCCGTTTGAAGCTCTTCCGCCTTGAGTTCCTCTGCAAAGCGAATGCCGTAGCCACCAAACATGCCGACCAGGAACACCATGTCAACGTTCGTATCCTTAACCAGGATGCTCATGCAATCAGCCAGCAATGCCGGATTGGCGTCGGTGCTACCGGCAACATCAACCGGGTTGACCAACGATGCCTGCGGAAAAAGAATGTCCCGCAGCGCTGATCGGGTTGCATCAGACAGCTCAGCCAGCTCCAGCCCCGCTTCCGATAAGCGGTCAGAAGCGATGGTTGCCTGACCACCACCGTCAGCCAAAATTGCAACCCGGTTACCATTCGCCTGCTGCAAAAGACCCAAGCCTTCGGCAACCGGCAAAATCTCGTCAGACTGGCTGACCACGGTTACGCCCACCTGACGAAGCAGGTCAACCGTCATCGCATAGCTGCCGGCTAAGGCTCCCGTGTGTGATTTGGCGGCTTTCTGGCCGGCCTCGGTTGAGCCCGACTTATAAACCACCACAGGCTTGGTTTTCGCGATTTCTTTGGCAACGTTTAAAAACAAACGGCCGTCTTTGAAACCCTCCACGTAAAGGGTCGCCACACGCGTGTTCTCGTCTTCGCCCAAGTACTGGAGATAATCGGCAAAACCTAAATCAATCTGGTTGCCTGGCCCCACATAGGTACTGAAACCCACATGCCCGTTGCTTTGCGCTTCAAGCGCCAGCGCCAGCAGCATATTGCCCGACTGGGAGATAATACCGATGTCGCCTGGCTTGACGTTGTCGAGAGCCAGCAGGTTTACTTTTTTGTGGAGGTTGAACACCCCGGATGTGTTGGGGCCAACAATACGTACGTTGGCTTTTTGAGCGGCTTCTAATACCTCCTGCCCCAACTTGGCGCCGGCTTCGTCCACCTCGCCAAAACCGCTTGCCAGGATAATCACCCCTTTCGTTCCATTGCGGCCACATTGGCCCAGCAGGTCAGGGATGGTTTTCGCTGGCGTACAGATCAAAGCCAACGCCGCCGGGCCCGGCAGTGATTCCATCGACGGATAGGCTTTGTAACCCAAAATCGTATCGGCTTTCGGATTGATCGGGTAGATCGCGCCTTCATAGCCGTCGTTAACAAGTCCAACCATCGCCTTGTAACCGCGCTTGGTGGGGTCGGATGAGGCACCCAGAATCGCGATCGAATCGGGTGCCAGGAAATCGTGCAATGAACTTTTCATAATCAGCAGCCCTTGAAGACTGGTGAGCGTTTTTGAGCGAAGGCATCAACACCTTCCTGCCAGTCCTGGGTTGTCGTGCACATGAACACGCCGTCTAACTCGTGCTGAAGCTGCGCATCTAGATCTGCGTGCGAGGCATTGTTCAATAGCTTCTTGACCAATGACATGGAGATTGGCGCCTTGGTGGCCAGCTGTTTGATAAACGCTTCTGCCTCATCAAGCAATGCCTCATCGGCTACAGAACGAGTCGCCAAGCCGATACGCTCAGCCTCGGGGCCGTCAATTTTAACGCCGGTGAAGATCAGCTCACGAGCTTTCGCTAACCCAACCAAACGCGGCAGAAAACTGGTCACACCGCCGCCGACACAGGTGCCAATGCTGACTTCGGGAAAGCCGATTTTTGCCGTCTCGCCCATAAATATAAAATCACAGGAGCAGGCCATTTCGGCCCCCGCACCTAATGCATAACCGTTAATGGCCGCAACCACCGGCTTACTCAGTCGAAACATCGCTTCGCAAGCGTCATTAGCCAATTGCAGATACTGCCGACGCTGATACTGGCTGCGCTCGCCGGAACCGTGCTCTTTCATATCGGCGCCAACACAAAAGGCGCGCCCCTCACCGGTTAATAAAACGGCTCTGACCTCAGGGTCGGTTTCTGCCTGGTTCAACGCCGCCAATAAGTCTTTGTAAAACTGCTCAACAACGGCGTTTAAACGATGGGGACGATTGAAGCGAATCTCGGCATAGCCGTCTTTGATGGTATAAATCAGGGTTTCAAATGACACAATAAATTTCCTCTATCTCATCAGGTGTCGCGTCGCAAGTCCGACGGTATCGGGAAGTTTGGCATGGTGGGTTTGTCGGCGTGGCCTTTGCGGAACTGGCGCAGCTGGAATACATAGGCCAGCACCTGGGCGATGGCCATGTACAGGCCGTCTGGTATTTCCTGACCAATATCACTGTTGTGATACACCGCCCGCGCCAACGGTGGTGTGCGCAGAATTTCTACCTTGTTTTCGCGGGCAATTTCCATAATTTTGAAGGCCAGTTCGTCACCGCCTTTGGCCACCACCATAGGCGCGGCCATGCTGTTCTGGTCGTACTTCAGCGCCACCGCGTAGTGGGTCGGGTTGGTGATGACCACGTCAGCGGTGGGCACGTCCTGCATCATCCGTCGCTGCGACATCTCTCGCTGCAGCTGGCGGATACGGCCTTTCACCTCGGGCTTGCCTTCGCTGTCTTTGTGTTCGTCTTTTACTTCCTGCATGGTCATTTTGAGCTTTTTCTGGTGATCGTAAATCTGGAAGGGCACATCGATCACAGCAATAATGATGGTCGCACAGGACAACAAAAAAAAGCTCCAACCCAGGGTCCAGAGTACATGCTCCATAGCCGGAACCGTCGGTTCTGCGGAGATGCTCAGCAAGTCCACCGTTCGCACTTGCAGAATGAGAATAGCGATGGTGAGTACCAGACCCACTTTGGCGATGGCTTTAAACAGCTCGATCAGCGAGCGTGCAGAGAACATGCGACCAATGCCCTTTATAGGGTTCATACGACTAAGCTTGGGCGCAATGGATTTGCCGCTGAACAGTAGGCCACCGATGCCGATGGAACCCGCTATAGCCGCCACAAGCAGCACGGCCAGAATGGGCGACAACGCCCAAGCCGCGGCTTTGGCGGACGCAATTAACTGCACGCTCATGTGGCGCATATCAAAAATAGCGCTGCGCTCGATGGTAAAGGCGTCACGCATAATACCTTCCAGAACGGCACCAAGATGGGTGCCAAAAATCAGTAGGCCGCCGGCACCGGCCAATAATACCGACATGGTTGCCAGTTCTTTGGAGCGCGCAGTCTCGCCATCCTCCTTAGCCTTTTCCAGCCTTCGGGGGGTGGCCTCTTCGGTTTTCTCCTGACTGTTGTCGTCGTCGGCCATTATCAAAATACCCTGGTGTTGGTGCTTTTATGACTACTGCTGCAACTCGCGCATGAAATCAAACGTCTGCCGAGTGTAAACATCGAAATGCGGTAGAAAATTGGCGTGCAACACCCAGATAGCAAACAATCCAAAAATCAGGCCAATGGGGAAGCCAAGGGCAAAAATATTCATCTGCGGCGCGGCGCGGGTCATCACCCCAAAAGAAATACTGACAATCAACACCGCCGTTACCGCCGGCAGCGCCATCAGCATCGCCGATACAAACATCCAGCTGATACGGTGCGCCAATTGCCACACCCCGGCCTGCCCCAGGCCTTCAAGGCCAATAGGCAAGGTGCGAAAACTCTCGATAAACACTTCAAACGCCACCAAGTGGCCATTCATTGCCAGAAACAACAAAGTGATGGTGATGGTGTAGATTTGCGCCAGCACCGCCACGTTCACGCCGTTGGCGGGGTCCACCATAGACGCAAAGCCCAGGCCCATTTGCATGGCAATCATTTGGCCGGCAATCACGAACAGCTGCCACAGAGCGGTTAGCGCGAAGCCCAACCCCACACCAATCAATATCTGCTGCAGGGTAATTACCACTGCATCGGCGCTTAAGGCTTCTACCTGGGGCACCGGGGGAATTATCGGCACCACGATAATGGTCATCAACAGGGCGAGACCCAGACGCGCGCGCGCGGGCACCAACTGGGTACCAAAAATGGGAATCACCATCAGAAAGCTGGCAATGCGGAACAGTGGCCATAAATGCTGGCCAACCCACTGGCCTATCAGATCGGCACCGAGTTCGGTAGGCAGCATGGGTCAGCCGATCAAAAAGGGAATGCGGGAGAAGAGCGCATTAGCGTGGTCCAGCAGCTGTGTCAGCATCCACGGTCCCATCACAATAATAACGATCAGGGTAATCAGCAAGCGCGGCAGAAAGCTCAGGGTTTGTTCGTTGATTTGGGTGGCAGCCTGAAAGGTACTCACCACTAAACCAATCACCAGGCCCGGGGTAATGATCACTGTGGCCAGCAGCACAATCATCCACAGCGCTTCGCGCAGAATATCGATGACGGTTTCCGGGGTCATAGGTGGTCTCCATTTAGCTCTTCATGGCATTCGGCGCCGCGCACACTAAAGGCCATAACTGGCCGCCAGGGTGCCCATTATCAACGCCCAACCGTCTACCAGCACAAACAGCATGATTTTAAACGGTAGCGAGATAATAATCGGCGACAGCATCATCATACCCATGGCCATCAGCACGCTGGCCACCACCATGTCGATGATCAAAAAAGGTATGAACAGTATAAAACCGATCTGAAACGCAGTTTTCAGCTCACTGGTGACAAACGCCGGTAGTAGCACCCAGAATGTGACGTCTTCGGGGCCGGCAAACTGCTCGTCAGCCATGCGCATGAACAGGCCCAGGTCGCTCTCGCGGGTTTGTGCCAGCATGAACTTTTTGAACGGCTCCGACGCGGCTTCCACGGCTTCCAGCGAGGTCATTTCTTCCTGCAGGTAGGGTTGCAACCCTACCTGGTTGGCTTCTTCCAGCACCGGTTTCATAATGAATATGGTCATAAACAACGCCAGCCCCAGCAAAATTTGATTGGACGGCGCCGATTGCAGGCCCAGGGCCTGGCGCAATATGGAAAATACGATAATGATGCGGGTGAACGACGTCATCATCATCAACATCGCCGGCAAAAACGTCAGCGCCGTCATCAGCGCCAGAATCTGCAGGGTCACCGAATATTCCTGCTGGCCCTCGCCGGCACCGGGTTCTACGGTGAACGCGGGTATGCCGGGCAGGTCTGCCTGAGCCAGCGGCGCCCAGACCATGGCAGCGATGACGGTCAGTAACGGCAATAGCGCCTTTAGCAGGCGCACAGGTTCAAATCTTGCGGTCATCGGTCGATCTGCCAGAACTGTCGGCCGCCGCATTCGGGGCCTGGGTTTTATTCATCAGGGAGTGGAGTTTGCGGGCAAATTCACCGCTGGGCGCGCTGCTGCCTACACTCACGACTGGCTCATCAAACACGTGCAGAGTGCGAATGGTGCTGGGAGTAATACCCAGCAGCAACTGCTGGCCAGCCACATCCACCACCGCAATGCGTTCGCGGGCGCCCAGGGCCATCACCGATACCACTTTAATGGCGCTGTTGTTCATGCCGGTCATGCCGGTCATGCGGCGGATCAGCCAGGCACAGCCATAGATAATCGCAATCACCGCCAGCAAGCCCAAACCCAGGCTCACCAGTGTAGATAGGGTATCCGGAGTGCGCGTCGCCCCACTTAGTTGTGTTTGCGCTTGCGACGCAGCGGGCTCTGCCATGGCCGGAAATGCCGCCATCAACCAGAATATAGGGACTGCCTGCAAGAGCTTTAACGTCATACTATTTCTGCAAGCGCTTAATGCGCTCGCCCGGGCTCATGACGTCAGTCAGGCGAATGCCAAATTTATCGTTAACCATCACGACCTCGCCGTGGGCAATCAAGGTGCCATTCACCAGCACGTCCAGCGGCTCGCCGGCCAGACGGTCAAGCTCGATCACCGAACCCTGATTCAGCTGTAGTAAATTGCGGATGGGAATCATGGTATTGCCGACTTCCATCGAGATGGTCACCGGTATGTCCATGATCACGTCGAGATCTGGCGAGCCTTTTGAGGTGTTAACGCTGTCTGAACCAAACTCTTCCATGGGCGCTGCACGCACGTTGTTTTTTTTGTCGCTTTCTTTATCATTATTCCCGGCGCCAGCCGCCTCGGCCATCGCCGCGTCCCAGTCGTCTTCGGTGCTGTCAGGCTCTACACCGGAATCTGCACCAGACTCACCCATCGCGGCTTCCCACTCCGCTGCCAGCTTTTCGTCTTCGCTTATATTTTGGTCGTCTGTTTTATCGTCGTCAGCCATTAGGTGCGCCCTACCTTCAGTTGTTTCTTGACCTTGGGCAACGTCGCCCGTCCGTGAATTCTCAATGCCAATTTATCATCGCGGGTGCCCAACGTTGCGGTGTATATCGGAATACCGTTAGCGGTGACGGTTAAATGATCTGCCATTTCAATGGGTATAATGTCACCGGCTTTAAACTTGGCCACTTCGCGCAGTGAAATGTGACGCCGGCAAATTGTAGAGTTCACCGCCACACTCACCGCCTTGATGTCTTCCTGAAGCGCGCTTACCCAACGTTCGTCGGTGTCGTCGATGTCGCTTTGCACGCCAGCGTCTAACACATCGCGAATGGGCTCAATCATCGAGTATGGCAGCGCAAAGTGCAGCTCGCCGCCACCGCCGTCCAGTTCTATATGAAAGGTGCTCACCACGACCACTTCGCTGGGGCTGACAATATTGGCCATAGACGGGTTCACTTCCGAGCTCAGATACTCGAAATTCACTTTTAACACCGTCTGCCAGGCTTCCTGCATGTCGTGGAACACCTGATTCAGCATCATCTGCACAATGCGGTTTTCGGTAGGGGTGAATTCGCGGCCCTCAATTTTGGCGTGACGGCCCTGGCCACCGAAGAAGTTGTCCACCAGTTTAAAGACCAGTTTTGCATCCAGCACAAACAAAGACGTGCCGCGCAGCGGACGGATTTTGCACAGGTTCAAACTGGTTGGCACATAAAGGGTGTGCACGTACTCGCCGAACTTCATGATCTGAACGCCGCTGGTTGACACATCGGCGGTGCGCCGCAGCATATTGAATAGGCTGATGCGGGTGTACCGGGCAAAACGCTCGTTAATCATTTCCAGTGTTGGCATGCGCCCGCGGACGATCCGGTCCTGGCTGGCCAAATCGTATTTTTTTACGCCGTCTTTGTCGGTGTCGTCGTAGGCGTCGATGTCAACGTCGTCTACTCCATGAAGGAGCGCATCGATTTCGTCCTGAGACAGCAAGTCCTGCATAGTCAATTCCGCCGTGAAGATTCCAGCCGCATGGCGGCTATATCAAACGTCCACCTTACTGAACCACAAAATTACTGAACAACAAAGTTGCTGAACAACACCTGGCGAATAGCGGCTACGTTCTCGTTGGCCAATAGCTCATTGACCTTGTCAGTCATCGCCTGTGCCAGCTCCTGGCGGCCTTCCGAAGCGCGCAAGCTGTCAAAGCTGCGATTTCCCATTAGCTGAATCAGCTGGCTGCGCAGCAATGGCAAATGCACTTTGGCGGCATCAAGCACCGCCTGGCTTTCCGCTTCCAGTGACACATACACCTGGGCGTAACGCTGGCGGCCTTCAGCTTGCACGGTGGCCAGCAAGGGGTTTTCCAGCTCCAGATAAACGCTGGGTAGATATTCCGGTTCTTTGGCCTGTTCTTCAACGGTTTCGTCACCGCCCATGCCGGGCAGGCTGCCATTCATAAACCAGAGCGCACCGGCAACAGCCAAACCAATAGCCAACAAAATCAAAAAGCCCAGCAACACAAAGAGCTTGAGTTTGCTTTTTTTCGCTACGGGTTCATCAGCGCTGGTGTTCTCTGCCATAAGTAATCGATCCTGTGAAGCCCAAATAAGCCGTTGCGCGCAGTTTACCGTTCAGCTCAGCCTTGGGCAAAACAGTTTGCCTAGGCAAACACGTCAACCTCACCACGCCAGCTCAAATCCAGCTGCCCGCCTGCTAAAATAACATCCTGACCACCCAGTTCAGACGCCAGGCCATCGCCACCGCGGCGGCCTTGGCCACCGTTACTGCCGGCCTCCGCATTGCCTTGTTCACCGGATTGCTGGCGGGGCTGGTCAGACACATCAAATCGCTCCAGCGAAACGCCCTGCTCACTCAGCATGTCACGCAAACGGTGGGAATGCTGCTCTAACTGATCGCGTACCATCGGGTTGGCCGCGTGCACCGTTATGCTGGCCTGATCGTTGTGCATACGCACCTTTACTTCCATCGGGCCCAGGTCTGCCGGGGACAGATGAATTTCAGCCATCGACATGTTGCGTGCGGTAAGCCAAGTGAGTTTACCCATTACTTTGTCGCCCCAATCGGCCTGGCCCACCGGCACGTCTACAGACGTTGTGTAACCGCGCAGAGCCAGCGCGGGATCGGTCTGCACCCGGGCGGCACTGTTGGGCTGCTGCAACAGACTGTCGGCGCTGCCTTGCAGACGGCTGTCGGCCACCAAATTGGCGCCGTCTACCGGGCGCAGGCTTTCCCCGTTGCGCAATGTGTCGGTGAGGGCCAGGCCCGCAGCTTGGCTGGCACTCAAGCCGGTCGCTGCACCCTCTGTGCCGGCCTCTATAACGCCAGGCGCCGCCAGCGGATTCAGTGATTGCCCTGGAATGCCTGCGGCCGGCATGGCGCCGGCACTGGCCAAGGCAACGCCGGCGGCGCTATTCATAACCACCGCGCTGCCAGCGGCACCGGGGGCCGGCGCCACCGGTGCCAGCATGGCCTGCAATTCCATAAAGGTGAGTGCCACCGGTTCCGGGTCGGGCAGGTCTTCGGTGTCGGTATTTTCGGCAGCGTTGTTCTGCGGGTTGGTTATAGCCCCGGGCTCGATGTTGTCGCTGCGGGGTTCATTGACCTTGCCAACGTCATCCGCTTCGGCTTGGCGGCTACGGTCAGCATCGGCAGGTTTTTTGGCGGTATCCGCTGCCCGGGGGGCAGCAGCGTTTTTATCCGCTGCATTGGCTTTCTGGGCGTCGGCTTTTGAGTCTTTCGCAACCGCTTGCTGAGCGGCAGACCGGTTTTTAGCCTGATCCTGACGTACCAGGGTTTGCGTGTGTTCACGGGACACGTCTTGATAACGGCTGTTGCCGCCGTTGCCACTGTCGGCGTAACCGCCGTCACGACTTTTTGCCGAGCGACTGGCCGCCTGTTCGCTGATTGCGCTGGCAGAGCCTTGGGGGAGAAGCATTTGGGACATGGCAACCTCTTGCCGCGTGTGGCCGCGTAGTAGTTTGAAAGTAGCTTAAAAGTAGTTTGAAAGTAGCTTGAAAGTAGCTTGAAAGTAATCCAAAAACCGGAAAACGGCGTTCAATGGCCGTTATTCCGCATAAGTAACAAAGCTAAAAGAGGTGTAGCAAGATCGATGCCAGAGCGCGTCAGCGGGGTCGGCGCAGAAACGCCCGGCCAGCGACTTCGTCGGCCTGCTTCTGTTCGCG encodes the following:
- the flhB gene encoding flagellar biosynthesis protein FlhB; amino-acid sequence: MADDDNSQEKTEEATPRRLEKAKEDGETARSKELATMSVLLAGAGGLLIFGTHLGAVLEGIMRDAFTIERSAIFDMRHMSVQLIASAKAAAWALSPILAVLLVAAIAGSIGIGGLLFSGKSIAPKLSRMNPIKGIGRMFSARSLIELFKAIAKVGLVLTIAILILQVRTVDLLSISAEPTVPAMEHVLWTLGWSFFLLSCATIIIAVIDVPFQIYDHQKKLKMTMQEVKDEHKDSEGKPEVKGRIRQLQREMSQRRMMQDVPTADVVITNPTHYAVALKYDQNSMAAPMVVAKGGDELAFKIMEIARENKVEILRTPPLARAVYHNSDIGQEIPDGLYMAIAQVLAYVFQLRQFRKGHADKPTMPNFPIPSDLRRDT
- the fliR gene encoding flagellar biosynthetic protein FliR, whose amino-acid sequence is MLPTELGADLIGQWVGQHLWPLFRIASFLMVIPIFGTQLVPARARLGLALLMTIIVVPIIPPVPQVEALSADAVVITLQQILIGVGLGFALTALWQLFVIAGQMIAMQMGLGFASMVDPANGVNVAVLAQIYTITITLLFLAMNGHLVAFEVFIESFRTLPIGLEGLGQAGVWQLAHRISWMFVSAMLMALPAVTAVLIVSISFGVMTRAAPQMNIFALGFPIGLIFGLFAIWVLHANFLPHFDVYTRQTFDFMRELQQ
- the fliQ gene encoding flagellar biosynthesis protein FliQ; amino-acid sequence: MTPETVIDILREALWMIVLLATVIITPGLVIGLVVSTFQAATQINEQTLSFLPRLLITLIVIIVMGPWMLTQLLDHANALFSRIPFLIG
- the fliP gene encoding flagellar type III secretion system pore protein FliP (The bacterial flagellar biogenesis protein FliP forms a type III secretion system (T3SS)-type pore required for flagellar assembly.), translated to MTARFEPVRLLKALLPLLTVIAAMVWAPLAQADLPGIPAFTVEPGAGEGQQEYSVTLQILALMTALTFLPAMLMMMTSFTRIIIVFSILRQALGLQSAPSNQILLGLALFMTIFIMKPVLEEANQVGLQPYLQEEMTSLEAVEAASEPFKKFMLAQTRESDLGLFMRMADEQFAGPEDVTFWVLLPAFVTSELKTAFQIGFILFIPFLIIDMVVASVLMAMGMMMLSPIIISLPFKIMLFVLVDGWALIMGTLAASYGL
- the fliO gene encoding flagellar biosynthetic protein FliO, producing MAEPAASQAQTQLSGATRTPDTLSTLVSLGLGLLAVIAIIYGCAWLIRRMTGMTGMNNSAIKVVSVMALGARERIAVVDVAGQQLLLGITPSTIRTLHVFDEPVVSVGSSAPSGEFARKLHSLMNKTQAPNAAADSSGRSTDDRKI
- the fliN gene encoding flagellar motor switch protein FliN, with product MADDDKTDDQNISEDEKLAAEWEAAMGESGADSGVEPDSTEDDWDAAMAEAAGAGNNDKESDKKNNVRAAPMEEFGSDSVNTSKGSPDLDVIMDIPVTISMEVGNTMIPIRNLLQLNQGSVIELDRLAGEPLDVLVNGTLIAHGEVVMVNDKFGIRLTDVMSPGERIKRLQK
- the fliM gene encoding flagellar motor switch protein FliM; its protein translation is MQDLLSQDEIDALLHGVDDVDIDAYDDTDKDGVKKYDLASQDRIVRGRMPTLEMINERFARYTRISLFNMLRRTADVSTSGVQIMKFGEYVHTLYVPTSLNLCKIRPLRGTSLFVLDAKLVFKLVDNFFGGQGRHAKIEGREFTPTENRIVQMMLNQVFHDMQEAWQTVLKVNFEYLSSEVNPSMANIVSPSEVVVVSTFHIELDGGGGELHFALPYSMIEPIRDVLDAGVQSDIDDTDERWVSALQEDIKAVSVAVNSTICRRHISLREVAKFKAGDIIPIEMADHLTVTANGIPIYTATLGTRDDKLALRIHGRATLPKVKKQLKVGRT